Proteins from a genomic interval of Coccidioides posadasii str. Silveira chromosome 7, complete sequence:
- the SHM1_2 gene encoding glycine hydroxymethyltransferase shm1 (EggNog:ENOG410PFHX~COG:E), producing the protein MSVNRCGRQASKLLRLSGGYSRVACGLRWSHPARRVAQWQSVASVHTDGHQNMLAEKLEQADPTVYKIIQNEKSRQKHFINLIPSENFTSQAVLDALGSVMQNKYSEGYPGARYYGGNEFIDQAERLCQQRALQAFGLNPEEWGVNVQPLSGSPANFYAYSAVLQPHDRLMGLDLPHGGHLSHGYQTPTKKISAVSKYFETLPYRLDESTGLIDYAKLEDMATLYRPKLIVAGTSAYSRLIDYPRMKKIADSVGAYLLSDMAHISGLVAAGVIPSPFPQSDIVTTTTHTIAPRATRRHDLLPEGCP; encoded by the exons ATGTCGGTCAATCGCTGCGGTCGCCAAGCTTCAAAGCTGCTCCGGTTATCTGGCGGGTATTCGAGAGTGGCCTGTGGGCTCAGATGGAGTCATCCTGCAAGACGAGTTGCTCAATGGCAGAGCGTTGCGTCTGTCCACACTGATGGCCATCAGAAT ATGCTAGCGGAGAAACTCGAGCAAGCTGATCCAACTGTGTATAAGATTATCCAGAAT GAAAAAAGCAGGCAGAAACATTTTATCAACCTGATCCCCTCGGAGAACTTCACCTCCCAGGCTGTCCTCGATGCGCTTGGCAGTGTGATGCAAA ATAAATATTCTGAGGGATACCCAGGTGCTCGGTACTACGGTGGGAACGAATTCATTGACCAAGCTGAGCGCCTCTGCCAGCAGCGCGCTCTGCAGGCATTTGGGTTGAACCCAGAAGAGTGGGGAGTGAACGTCCAAC CCCTATCTGGATCTCCCGCCAACTTCTACGCATATTCCGCCGTCCTCCAGCCCCACGATCGCCTTATGGGTTTGGACCTCCCTCACGGAGGTCACCTTTCTCATGGCTACCAAACACCCACAAAAAAGATCTCCGCAGTGTCTAAGTACTTCGAGACGCTTCCTTATCGTCTAGATGAATCTACTGGTCTCATAGATTATGCCAAACTGGAGGATATGGCCACATTGTACCGACCAAAACTCATTGTTGCAGGAACATCCGCATACAGCAGGCTGATTGATTATCCCCGCATGAAAAAGATTGCTGACAGCGTTGGAGCATATCTGCTCAGTGACATGGCCCATATTTCTGGGTTGGTTGCTGCTGGTGTCATTCCATCGCCATTCCCACAGTCAGATATCGTCACAACTACGACACACACAATCGCTCCGAGGGCCACGCGGCGCCATGATCTTCTACCGGAAGGGTGTCCGTAA